The following are encoded together in the Poseidonibacter lekithochrous genome:
- a CDS encoding DUF294 nucleotidyltransferase-like domain-containing protein, translating into MSLQDQEAYLSNIHPFEVLNQEQSDICIKHMDIAYYAKDSVLISPEKISNHFFIIIKGTVYEYSDDEIVMDYHQEDSFDANSLIYGECKNTFKVHEDLICYELEKNTFLKLIEENQAFKDFFLKDLVNKLKTLKDKEYTSELSSFMIAKVDDSLIHDACIVEPHTKLIDAIQKSMEYKTSTILIKGDNNEYGIITDSLLKVKVLLEGRDLSIPVSDIAIFPLMTVFNDDYLFDALSVLIKRNIKRVGVVNSNGDMLGILEQIDVLSHFANNTYVVDTQIKKSKNIEELKSASKDLLNIIKSLHAKGVKVNHISNLIGQLNTKVYKKLYKLILPEDLQKNACFIVMGSEGRNEQIMKTDQDNALVIKDGVDVNEYRPFMEKITETLIDFGYPPCEGNIMVSNPFWCKTVSEYKSETARWIEAPDMQNYMDLAIFFDSFAVAGDKDLLINLKDDLFYKLHDKDVFMAYFAKATLTFDTPSTIANFMTKVHYIDIKKTAVFPIVQGIRSLALRERIRETTTVKRIKLLEQRKVLEKEQAAELQEAFDVVNTLRLKAQLEYVQENKKITNEIDTHTLGKIERDLLKDSFKIVSDFKKFINFTFKIDKIS; encoded by the coding sequence ATGAGTTTACAAGATCAAGAAGCCTATCTTTCAAACATCCACCCCTTTGAAGTTCTAAATCAAGAGCAATCTGATATTTGTATAAAACACATGGATATTGCTTATTATGCGAAAGATTCTGTTTTAATTAGTCCGGAGAAAATCTCAAACCACTTTTTTATTATTATTAAGGGAACTGTATATGAATACAGTGATGATGAGATTGTAATGGATTATCATCAAGAAGACTCCTTTGATGCAAACTCACTTATTTATGGCGAATGTAAAAATACATTTAAAGTACATGAAGATCTAATTTGTTACGAATTAGAAAAAAATACATTTTTAAAACTAATAGAAGAGAATCAAGCCTTTAAAGATTTCTTCTTAAAAGATTTAGTGAATAAATTAAAAACATTAAAAGATAAAGAATACACTTCTGAATTGTCTTCATTTATGATTGCAAAAGTTGATGATTCATTAATACATGATGCATGTATTGTAGAACCACATACAAAACTAATTGATGCAATTCAAAAATCAATGGAATATAAAACTTCTACAATTCTTATAAAAGGTGATAATAACGAATATGGAATTATTACAGATTCTCTTTTAAAAGTAAAAGTTTTATTAGAAGGAAGAGATTTATCTATTCCAGTTAGTGATATTGCAATATTTCCATTAATGACTGTATTCAATGATGACTATTTATTCGATGCACTTTCAGTATTAATAAAAAGAAATATCAAAAGAGTTGGAGTTGTAAACTCAAATGGTGATATGTTAGGAATACTAGAGCAAATTGATGTTTTATCTCATTTTGCAAATAATACTTATGTAGTAGATACACAAATTAAAAAATCTAAAAATATTGAAGAGTTAAAATCTGCAAGTAAAGACCTTCTAAATATAATCAAATCCTTACATGCAAAAGGTGTAAAAGTTAATCACATATCAAATTTAATTGGACAGTTAAATACAAAAGTTTATAAGAAACTATATAAATTAATTCTACCAGAAGACTTACAAAAAAATGCTTGTTTTATTGTAATGGGAAGTGAAGGTAGAAATGAACAAATCATGAAAACTGACCAAGATAATGCACTAGTAATTAAAGATGGAGTTGATGTTAATGAATACAGACCTTTTATGGAAAAAATCACTGAAACATTAATTGATTTTGGTTATCCACCATGTGAAGGTAATATTATGGTTTCAAATCCATTTTGGTGTAAAACTGTTAGTGAATATAAAAGTGAAACTGCAAGATGGATTGAAGCTCCAGATATGCAAAACTACATGGATTTAGCTATATTCTTTGACTCTTTTGCAGTTGCTGGAGATAAAGATTTATTAATTAATCTAAAAGATGATTTATTCTATAAGCTACATGATAAAGATGTGTTTATGGCATATTTTGCAAAAGCCACTCTAACTTTTGATACACCAAGTACAATTGCAAACTTTATGACAAAAGTACATTATATTGATATTAAAAAAACTGCTGTTTTCCCAATAGTTCAAGGTATAAGATCACTTGCTTTACGTGAGCGAATTAGAGAAACAACTACAGTTAAAAGAATAAAACTTTTAGAGCAAAGAAAAGTTCTAGAAAAAGAACAAGCAGCAGAATTACAAGAGGCTTTTGATGTAGTAAATACATTAAGATTAAAAGCTCAACTTGAATATGTTCAAGAAAATAAAAAAATTACAAATGAAATAGATACTCATACTTTAGGAAAAATTGAAAGAGATTTATTAAAAGATTCTTTCAAAATTGTTAGTGATTTTAAAAAATTCATTAACTTCACATTTAAAATTGATAAGATTTCGTAA